GAACTCATGTATTCAGACAGCGGTGAAGTGCCGGAAGAAGAATACTACATCCCCATCGGTAAGGCTGATGTGAAGCGGGAAGGAAGCGATGTCACCATCGTCTCCTATAATAAGATGATGAAGGTGGCTCTCGGTGCTGCCGATGAACTGGCCAAAGACGGTGTGTCTGCCGAGGTGATCGACCTGCGCACCATCCGCCCGCTGGATATTCATACCATCGTAGAGTCAGTGA
The genomic region above belongs to Flavobacteriales bacterium and contains:
- a CDS encoding alpha-ketoacid dehydrogenase subunit beta, which gives rise to ELMYSDSGEVPEEEYYIPIGKADVKREGSDVTIVSYNKMMKVALGAADELAKDGVSAEVIDLRTIRPLDIHTIVESVKKTNRIVVVDESWPYGSVSSEIAYQLQKDAFDYLDAPVRRVNGADTSMHYAPNLVEAYLPSPAKVIQVVKEVMYK